In Ignavibacteriales bacterium, the genomic window AACTCGGCAAGTGATTTTCTTCCGAAGTTTCTGAATTTCAACAATTCAGGTTCATCTCTCTTAACCAAATCGGCTATCGTTCGGATGTTTGCCGCTTTTAAGCAATTATGAGATCGGACTGAAAGCTCCATTTCATCTACAGGCATCTGCAATATTTTCCTGATGCGTACGAATTCGGAATCTTTCTCCAGCATTTCTTCCTGAGCATCGGAATCAATATTGAAGCTTAGGAAGAGTTGAATATGATCTCTCAATATGACTGCCGCCTGTGCCAAAGCATCATCGGGCGCGATGGAACCATCGGTTTCTATTTCGAGCGTCAGCTTTTCGTAATCGGTTTGCTGACCTACGCGCGTTGGTTCGATTATAAATCTTACATTTTTAATCGGCGTGAAGATCGAGTCCATGGTGATCGCATCTACCGTTTGATCGGGAGCTTTATTTTCTTCAGCGGTTACGTAACCTTTACCGCGTCCGATCCGTAATTCGATTTCAACCTGAGCACCCGCGTTGAGAGTCGCTATGTGTTGATCGGGATTCAGAATCTCGATTTCCGGATTCGCTTTTTGAATATCGGCGGCTGTTACATTTTTTGGACCCTTCATCTCTAAAACAACGCGGTTCAACTTTTTATTGATGAGTTTCATCCGCACCGATTTTAGATTAAGAATAATTTCGGAGACATCCTCCACAACTCCGGGGATCGTGGAGAATTCGTGCAACACTCCTTCAATCCTCAGGGCGGTGAATGCCGTTCCTTGAAGAGATGATAGAAGAACGCGGCGAAACGCGTTCCCGATTGTTACACCGAATCCCTTTTCCAGGGGTTGTAAAATAAATCGGCCGAATGTATTCGTATAACTTACTTCGTCGATTTGTACCTTCTCAGGCATCTGATAATTTGTTGCTACCATATTTTCCTTCTCCCACCGATTCTTATTTGGATCGGTGCTCTTGAGATTTTTATTTGGAGTAAAGTTCTACGACTAATTGTTCGTTAGCGTTGAGCGGAATATCTGCGCGCTCAGGTACATTTAAAAATGTTCCGGCCATTCCGGCTTTATCGAGACTCAACCACGGAAGCATCGTGTTATCTTTCATGCGTTTCATGGATGAGTGAATAATATCTAACTTTTTACTTTTATCAACAACATGAACCACATCTCCGGCTTTTAAGAGAAAAGATGGGATATTGACAGGTTTATGGTTCACCAAAAAGTGACCGTGCACTATCATCTGTCGTCCTGCTTTTCTTGAAGGAGAAAATCCGAGACGGTACACAACCGAATCGAGCCGACGTTCAAGTAACTTTACAAGATTCTCGCCGGTACGTCCGGGGATGCTCAGTGCGCGTTTGAAATAATTTCTGAATTGCACTTCCTGCAATCCGTACATGCGTCTGATTTTCTGCTTCTCTCGAAGCTGAACTCCATATTCAGAGATTTTCTGACGCCGTGTTTGTCCGTGCGATCCGGGTGGATACGCTCTGCGCTCGACCGGGCATTTCTCTGTAAAACATTTCGTGCCTTTTAAGAATAGCTTTTGTCTTTCTCTTCGGCACAGCCGACAACTTCCTTCAATATAACGACCCATAATTTCCTTACTGTTGATATTCTAATTAAATATTTTAAACACGTCGCCTTTTTGGCGGGCGGCAACCATTATGCGGTATCGGTGTAATATCGCGTATGCTAAGAATCTCCAAACCGCATGTTTGCAAAGATCGTACGCCTGCTTCACGTCCCGAACCGGGACCTTTGACGAATACATCGACCTTTCTTAAACCAAGGTCGTATGCTTCTTTCGCGGCAGCTTCAGCCGTTACCTGCGCGGCAAACGGTGTATTCTTTCGCGATCCTTTGAACGCATTGCGCCCTGCCGATGACCAGCTTATTACGTTACCGTAAACATCGGTGATTGTAACTATAACATTGTTGAATGTAGCCTTGATGAAAACTTTACCGGTTACATCGACCTGAATTTTCTTTTTCTTTTTTGCAGCCGTTGATTGCGCTGCTGCACCTGAACCTTGTTTTGCCATTTTATTAATCCGTTATTAAATGTTATTTCTTGGCTATTGCTTTTTTCTTGCCGGCAACTGTCTTACGTTTACCTTTACGTGTCCGTGAGTTTGTTC contains:
- a CDS encoding DNA-directed RNA polymerase subunit alpha encodes the protein MVATNYQMPEKVQIDEVSYTNTFGRFILQPLEKGFGVTIGNAFRRVLLSSLQGTAFTALRIEGVLHEFSTIPGVVEDVSEIILNLKSVRMKLINKKLNRVVLEMKGPKNVTAADIQKANPEIEILNPDQHIATLNAGAQVEIELRIGRGKGYVTAEENKAPDQTVDAITMDSIFTPIKNVRFIIEPTRVGQQTDYEKLTLEIETDGSIAPDDALAQAAVILRDHIQLFLSFNIDSDAQEEMLEKDSEFVRIRKILQMPVDEMELSVRSHNCLKAANIRTIADLVKRDEPELLKFRNFGRKSLAELGEIIEQFGLNFGMDVEKYLHDTND
- the rpsK gene encoding 30S ribosomal protein S11 — its product is MAKQGSGAAAQSTAAKKKKKIQVDVTGKVFIKATFNNVIVTITDVYGNVISWSSAGRNAFKGSRKNTPFAAQVTAEAAAKEAYDLGLRKVDVFVKGPGSGREAGVRSLQTCGLEILSIRDITPIPHNGCRPPKRRRV
- the rpsD gene encoding 30S ribosomal protein S4, yielding MGRYIEGSCRLCRRERQKLFLKGTKCFTEKCPVERRAYPPGSHGQTRRQKISEYGVQLREKQKIRRMYGLQEVQFRNYFKRALSIPGRTGENLVKLLERRLDSVVYRLGFSPSRKAGRQMIVHGHFLVNHKPVNIPSFLLKAGDVVHVVDKSKKLDIIHSSMKRMKDNTMLPWLSLDKAGMAGTFLNVPERADIPLNANEQLVVELYSK